One window of the Wolbachia endosymbiont of Encarsia formosa genome contains the following:
- a CDS encoding phosphomannomutase/phosphoglucomutase produces the protein MDNTIIRKYDIRGVVGRDLQISDGYEIGRKFGQTAANVCVGYDSRIDSPSIEKELIRGLILSGANVIRVGLCSSPMLYAATMQADLGIMITASHNPREYNGFKFFSSKKVYSDQEMKEIIGITIKNSTKIGSLINTNIYSEYVNILKNALKNNATQKLKIAWDFGNSPTIVRYIEKILPDHIHIVTNSFIDGTFPLHDPDPIEEKNLAQLIDIVKKDKCDLGIALDGDGDRVRLIDNKGNVVSNDHLFMIFAREVLAEHPKSKVIANVKMSMKVHDFVSKLGGQVITCATGHSLVKKKMVEEGAKFAGELSGHFFFSELGFDDGLYSAVKVINILLKKNHSLSEMIEDLPKLYITHEVKIVVKDEKKFQIIESVKETLKKKNIVFSELDGIKVNDNKGWWLLRVSNTQNCITARCEGNTLEDFELTKKVLFYYIDELKLYI, from the coding sequence ATGGACAATACTATTATAAGAAAATACGATATTAGAGGTGTGGTAGGCAGAGACCTGCAGATCAGTGATGGGTATGAAATAGGCAGAAAATTTGGTCAAACTGCAGCTAACGTTTGTGTAGGCTATGACAGCAGGATAGATTCACCAAGTATAGAAAAAGAATTAATCAGAGGTTTAATTTTATCCGGTGCAAATGTTATACGGGTTGGACTATGCTCTTCACCTATGCTCTATGCTGCAACAATGCAGGCAGATCTTGGGATTATGATCACTGCTTCTCATAATCCCAGAGAATATAACGGCTTTAAATTTTTCAGTAGTAAAAAAGTTTACTCAGATCAAGAAATGAAGGAAATTATAGGCATTACAATTAAAAACAGCACGAAAATTGGAAGCTTAATTAACACGAATATATATAGTGAGTACGTTAACATATTAAAAAATGCGCTCAAGAATAACGCTACACAAAAACTAAAAATAGCTTGGGATTTTGGCAATAGTCCAACAATTGTAAGGTATATTGAAAAGATTTTACCAGATCATATACACATCGTAACCAATAGCTTTATAGATGGAACGTTTCCACTGCACGACCCAGATCCCATAGAAGAGAAAAATCTTGCTCAGTTAATAGATATTGTCAAGAAAGATAAATGTGATCTTGGTATTGCACTTGATGGTGATGGTGATAGGGTACGCTTGATTGATAATAAAGGTAATGTTGTTTCCAATGATCACTTGTTTATGATTTTTGCACGTGAAGTATTGGCGGAACACCCAAAAAGCAAAGTTATTGCCAACGTAAAAATGAGTATGAAAGTGCATGATTTCGTTAGCAAATTAGGGGGGCAAGTAATTACCTGTGCCACTGGACACTCACTAGTTAAGAAAAAGATGGTAGAAGAAGGGGCAAAATTTGCCGGTGAACTCAGTGGGCATTTTTTCTTTTCTGAGCTGGGTTTCGATGATGGACTATATTCTGCTGTTAAAGTCATTAACATTTTACTTAAGAAAAACCACAGCCTATCTGAGATGATTGAAGATTTGCCAAAGTTATATATCACTCATGAAGTGAAAATTGTAGTGAAGGATGAGAAAAAATTTCAAATAATTGAGTCAGTAAAGGAGACACTAAAGAAGAAAAATATTGTATTTTCAGAGCTTGATGGTATTAAGGTAAACGATAATAAAGGTTGGTGGCTTCTTAGAGTATCAAATACGCAAAACTGCATTACAGCAAGATGTGAAGGAAATACCTTAGAAGATTTTGAACTCACTAAAAAAGTTTTGTTTTATTACATTGATGAACTAAAATTATACATTTAA
- a CDS encoding ankyrin repeat domain-containing protein, with product MTGEIEKDESPSLRDVIQGGDIEATELLIKFGANVNDNYERNLTPLHIAIGYKQFEIAKLLINNGANVNAKTENHGKDDLTPMHLAIFANMPEFIELLASNGASIDERESTEGHTPFHLAALYGNKSVIQALVDKGQNIEDIDNNRRTALFLAIRQCTGAEDDSRIEVIEYLINKLKADITKKDNNNNTILFPAANNCPGKVVKLIIKQYVEIFGRDKLKDFINHKNNAGMDDLDIALNSENEEAIEVLRSYGADIENKVTPKITVEKPNSTLDGAESVEVVSSIKQK from the coding sequence ATGACAGGGGAAATAGAAAAAGATGAATCTCCTTCTCTAAGAGATGTAATTCAGGGAGGTGATATTGAAGCTACAGAGCTGCTAATAAAGTTTGGTGCAAATGTCAATGATAATTATGAACGTAATCTTACACCACTACATATTGCTATCGGGTATAAGCAGTTTGAAATAGCGAAATTGCTGATAAATAACGGAGCAAACGTTAACGCAAAAACTGAAAATCATGGCAAAGATGACTTAACACCAATGCACCTTGCAATTTTTGCAAACATGCCAGAGTTTATAGAATTGCTAGCTAGCAATGGTGCGTCAATTGATGAAAGAGAAAGCACTGAAGGACATACGCCTTTTCACCTTGCTGCTTTATATGGGAATAAAAGTGTAATACAAGCCTTAGTTGATAAGGGACAGAATATTGAAGATATTGATAATAATAGGCGTACAGCTTTATTTTTAGCTATTAGGCAATGCACTGGAGCAGAGGATGATAGCAGAATAGAAGTTATCGAGTATTTGATAAATAAACTCAAAGCAGACATAACGAAAAAAGATAATAATAACAACACAATACTTTTTCCTGCTGCTAATAATTGTCCTGGAAAGGTAGTAAAACTCATTATTAAACAATATGTAGAAATTTTTGGTAGAGATAAGCTAAAAGATTTTATCAATCACAAAAATAATGCTGGAATGGATGATTTGGATATTGCGCTCAACAGTGAAAATGAAGAAGCCATTGAAGTACTTAGATCATATGGAGCAGATATCGAGAATAAAGTAACTCCCAAGATTACTGTAGAAAAACCAAATAGTACCTTAGATGGAGCAGAAAGTGTAGAAGTGGTATCCTCAATCAAGCAAAAATAA
- a CDS encoding uroporphyrinogen-III synthase translates to MKYILLTRPLLDSLSTRSTLKKYGYKVFIEPVFTIKYLNPDISAYEFDVVISTSKNSVKAFSQICKEDGFPIITVGNSTMQAAKNLGFSDIISADSNVDGLISFIKAHYSNAIKFLYIRGQEVSCDLKKRLSEEGFNVREVVLYKTITKRSLTNRCKNLLLDGKIDSVAFFSSQTARVFCSLVLKSGLSPVMNNTVAYTMSKNIADSLKLIKWKKIITSRLPTGESLIDIINKDC, encoded by the coding sequence ATGAAGTATATTTTATTGACAAGGCCTTTATTAGATTCGTTGAGCACAAGAAGCACGCTGAAAAAATATGGATACAAAGTTTTTATAGAGCCAGTATTCACAATAAAGTACTTAAATCCTGATATATCTGCGTATGAATTTGACGTTGTGATATCTACAAGTAAAAACAGTGTAAAGGCTTTCAGTCAAATATGTAAAGAGGATGGCTTTCCAATTATTACGGTTGGTAATTCAACTATGCAGGCTGCAAAAAATTTGGGATTTTCCGATATAATCTCAGCAGACAGCAACGTTGATGGTCTGATATCATTCATAAAAGCTCATTATTCAAATGCAATAAAGTTCTTATATATAAGGGGACAAGAAGTATCATGTGACCTAAAAAAAAGATTATCTGAAGAAGGTTTTAACGTAAGAGAAGTTGTACTCTATAAAACAATTACTAAAAGGAGTCTAACTAATAGGTGTAAAAATTTACTATTGGATGGTAAAATTGATAGTGTTGCTTTTTTTTCCTCACAGACAGCAAGGGTGTTTTGTTCATTAGTTCTAAAAAGTGGGCTATCTCCTGTGATGAATAATACAGTTGCATATACCATGAGTAAAAACATTGCTGATAGTTTAAAGTTAATCAAGTGGAAAAAAATTATAACATCGAGGTTGCCTACAGGGGAGAGTTTAATTGATATAATTAATAAGGATTGTTGA
- the gatA gene encoding Asp-tRNA(Asn)/Glu-tRNA(Gln) amidotransferase subunit GatA has product MNELRKLSITEMHDGLRQGDFSAVELVGAHVNAVESEQLNAFITKTPEIAIKAAKIADEHFLKQKDDISPLMGIPVGVKDLFCTKGIKTTACSKMLENFIPTYESTVSNLLLKSGAAMLGKLNMDEFAMGSANINSYFGPVENVWIRKSDGEKVVPGGSSGGSAASVAGFLCAGALGSDTGGSVRQPAAYCGLVGIKPTYGRCSRFGMIAFASSLDQAGVITRSVSDSALMLETICGYDEKDSTSSEKPVPKFSNLINGDIKGKRIGIPREYRMDGISEEIVHYWEKVSSNLKENGAEVVDITLPHTKYAVPFYYLICSAETSSNLARYDGVRYGFRVDADTLEEMYSLTRAEGFGKEVKRRILIGAYALSSGHYNEYYEKAQCIRALIRNDFIKAFEKIDYILVPSAPTEAFGLNEKPDPLIMCINDVFTVPASLAGLPAISIPVGLSNEGLPLALQVIGNYYDEAGILNMASVIEQNCGRIINYLM; this is encoded by the coding sequence ATGAATGAATTAAGAAAGCTAAGTATTACAGAGATGCATGATGGACTTAGGCAAGGAGATTTCTCTGCTGTTGAGCTTGTGGGGGCACATGTCAACGCAGTTGAAAGTGAACAGCTAAATGCGTTTATAACAAAGACTCCAGAAATCGCAATAAAAGCTGCTAAAATAGCAGATGAACATTTCTTAAAACAAAAAGATGATATCTCACCACTTATGGGCATACCAGTTGGTGTTAAAGATTTATTCTGCACGAAAGGAATAAAAACAACAGCATGCTCAAAAATGCTGGAAAATTTCATCCCGACTTATGAATCTACGGTATCTAATTTGCTTTTAAAAAGTGGAGCAGCCATGCTCGGTAAACTTAACATGGATGAATTTGCTATGGGCTCTGCTAACATAAATAGCTATTTTGGTCCTGTTGAAAATGTATGGATTAGAAAAAGTGACGGAGAAAAAGTTGTTCCTGGTGGATCTTCCGGTGGATCTGCAGCATCAGTTGCTGGGTTTTTATGCGCTGGAGCATTAGGAAGCGATACTGGTGGGTCTGTACGTCAACCAGCAGCTTATTGCGGATTAGTGGGAATAAAGCCAACTTATGGAAGGTGTTCGCGTTTTGGTATGATTGCATTTGCGAGCTCTCTTGATCAAGCAGGAGTAATTACTCGTTCCGTTTCTGATTCAGCGTTAATGCTGGAAACAATTTGCGGCTATGATGAAAAAGACTCAACATCGAGCGAAAAACCAGTGCCTAAATTTTCTAATCTTATAAATGGTGATATCAAGGGTAAGCGCATTGGTATACCAAGAGAATATAGAATGGATGGGATTTCAGAAGAAATCGTTCATTATTGGGAAAAAGTTTCTTCTAATTTAAAAGAAAATGGTGCTGAAGTTGTTGACATTACTCTGCCTCATACTAAATATGCGGTACCGTTTTACTATCTAATTTGTTCTGCTGAAACTTCATCTAATCTTGCTCGCTATGATGGTGTACGTTACGGATTCAGGGTTGATGCTGATACTCTTGAAGAAATGTATTCGCTAACAAGAGCAGAAGGTTTTGGTAAAGAAGTGAAAAGGAGAATTTTAATTGGTGCTTATGCGCTTTCTTCAGGTCATTACAATGAGTATTATGAAAAAGCACAGTGCATTAGGGCATTAATCAGAAATGATTTTATAAAAGCATTTGAAAAAATAGATTACATACTTGTTCCATCTGCTCCAACAGAAGCTTTCGGCTTGAATGAAAAGCCAGATCCATTAATTATGTGCATTAATGATGTGTTTACGGTGCCGGCAAGCTTGGCTGGATTGCCTGCTATCTCTATTCCTGTTGGACTCTCCAATGAGGGCTTACCGCTTGCCTTGCAAGTAATTGGAAATTATTACGATGAAGCTGGAATATTAAATATGGCAAGTGTGATAGAGCAAAATTGTGGCAGAATAATTAACTATCTTATGTAA
- the polA gene encoding DNA polymerase I → MKEKTFTIIDGYGFLFRAYYVLHHLTTTTGIPIGAVYGFLNMVLKYIVHSDYLTIAFDSGKKNFRHDLYSEYKANRVTPPEDLIPQFTILREAVEAFNFSYEEIEGYEADDIIATLAAKYANHEDFKVVVVSSDKDLFQLLNHNILIFDPIKNIYIDEKQVIEKFGVNSHKLLDLFSLTGDASDNIPGVPGIGPKTAAKLLDEFDSLDNIIENINNIEQTRVRNILTEHKEKALISRELLSLYEKVDLQHDIAKYEVYPPNMEKLLSFLKKYEFNSLIGKVEKLFSYSGSSTKEKTEYSGEELEKFLEHCRYEGKIAIHCHFENNALNKISLSCSEDNIFYIDQNCLQDALTIINSTLFSNGVLKIIHDIRKIREIFPTIERVLDSIDDLMIMSYSLDTGKHDHSIPNIVSHNLSENVETFSAKTLIAIHEKLTQRLFQEKLFTIYERFDKPLMKVIFDMEQNGILLNIQKLQELSDKFEQLIAVLENDIHNLAGEKFNIASPKQLSDVLFNKMEISKKKKSKSGSYSTNSEVLEALEEEGVEIAGKILSWRHSSKLKVTYTDALIKQVDPLDGRIHTSFSITVTATGRLSSSNPNLQNIPIRSEEGSLIRQAFIVPKGCKIISADYSQIELRLLAHVADVAAFKEAFANREDIHDITARQVFGVQEIDEQLRRKAKTINFGIIYGISPFGLAKRLGITFQEAAEYINYYFSCYPEIKVYMEKAVSIARNHGYVETLFGRRCFVRDINNKIPYLRQFAERAAINAPLQGTAADIIKRAMIRLFDQLKLGKIILQVHDELLVEVEDDKVQETAKLMKDVMENAIEISIPLEVEIKISDNWGFS, encoded by the coding sequence ATGAAAGAAAAGACTTTCACGATCATTGATGGTTACGGTTTTCTTTTCAGAGCTTATTATGTTTTGCATCATTTAACTACCACAACTGGTATTCCAATAGGTGCTGTATATGGTTTTCTGAATATGGTTCTTAAATACATTGTCCACTCGGACTACTTAACTATAGCATTTGACTCTGGCAAAAAAAATTTTAGGCACGATTTATATTCTGAGTATAAAGCAAACAGAGTAACGCCTCCTGAGGATCTAATTCCACAATTTACAATACTGAGAGAAGCAGTGGAAGCTTTTAACTTCAGCTATGAAGAGATTGAAGGCTATGAAGCAGATGACATAATTGCAACACTAGCTGCAAAATATGCCAACCACGAAGACTTTAAAGTAGTAGTAGTCTCATCAGATAAAGACTTATTTCAACTCTTGAACCACAATATTTTAATATTCGATCCCATTAAAAATATATATATAGATGAAAAACAAGTAATAGAAAAATTTGGTGTAAACTCACACAAGCTTCTTGACTTATTTTCTCTAACTGGAGATGCATCTGACAACATTCCAGGCGTCCCAGGAATAGGCCCAAAGACTGCAGCTAAATTACTAGATGAATTTGATTCGTTGGATAACATTATAGAAAACATCAATAACATCGAGCAAACAAGAGTTCGTAATATTCTTACTGAGCATAAGGAAAAAGCACTTATTTCAAGAGAACTTTTATCACTATACGAAAAAGTAGACCTTCAACATGATATTGCAAAATATGAAGTCTATCCTCCAAATATGGAAAAATTGTTATCCTTTTTGAAGAAATATGAATTTAATTCATTGATAGGAAAAGTAGAAAAGCTTTTTTCTTATAGTGGATCTAGCACAAAAGAGAAAACAGAATATAGCGGTGAAGAATTAGAAAAATTTTTGGAGCATTGCAGATATGAAGGCAAAATTGCAATTCATTGCCACTTTGAAAACAACGCGTTAAACAAAATCTCCTTATCTTGCAGTGAAGATAATATTTTCTACATAGATCAAAACTGTCTACAAGATGCACTCACTATAATAAATTCAACTTTATTTTCAAATGGGGTGCTTAAAATAATACATGATATTAGAAAGATCAGAGAAATATTTCCTACAATAGAGAGAGTGCTAGACTCAATTGATGACTTGATGATCATGTCATACAGCCTTGACACAGGTAAGCATGATCATAGTATTCCAAACATAGTTTCACACAATTTAAGTGAAAATGTAGAAACTTTCTCGGCAAAAACTTTAATAGCGATCCATGAGAAACTGACACAAAGATTATTTCAGGAAAAACTTTTTACGATTTACGAGCGCTTTGACAAGCCTCTAATGAAAGTAATATTTGATATGGAGCAAAATGGAATACTGCTCAATATTCAAAAACTACAGGAATTGTCTGATAAGTTTGAGCAGCTAATTGCTGTACTTGAAAACGATATACATAATTTAGCAGGAGAAAAATTCAACATTGCATCGCCAAAACAATTAAGTGATGTTTTATTTAATAAAATGGAGATAAGTAAAAAGAAAAAGTCAAAATCTGGGTCTTATAGCACAAACTCTGAAGTTCTAGAGGCGCTTGAAGAGGAAGGAGTAGAAATTGCAGGTAAAATTTTAAGTTGGCGACATTCAAGTAAATTAAAGGTTACTTACACTGATGCGTTAATAAAACAGGTTGATCCGCTTGATGGTAGGATACATACAAGCTTTTCAATCACTGTGACTGCAACTGGAAGGCTGAGCTCTAGCAATCCTAATTTACAAAATATTCCTATCAGAAGCGAAGAAGGTAGTCTTATCAGGCAAGCCTTTATTGTGCCAAAAGGGTGCAAGATAATTTCTGCTGACTATTCGCAAATAGAATTAAGACTCCTGGCACATGTGGCAGATGTTGCGGCATTTAAAGAAGCTTTTGCAAATAGGGAAGATATTCATGATATTACCGCAAGACAAGTTTTTGGAGTGCAAGAAATAGATGAGCAATTAAGACGCAAAGCAAAAACCATTAATTTTGGAATTATATATGGAATTAGTCCATTTGGCCTTGCAAAGCGACTTGGAATTACCTTTCAAGAGGCTGCTGAATACATTAATTACTATTTTTCTTGTTACCCAGAAATAAAGGTCTATATGGAAAAAGCAGTATCTATCGCGAGAAATCATGGTTATGTAGAGACTTTGTTTGGTAGAAGATGTTTTGTAAGAGACATAAACAATAAAATTCCTTATCTAAGACAATTTGCAGAAAGGGCAGCAATAAATGCACCACTTCAGGGAACTGCCGCTGATATAATAAAACGCGCGATGATTCGGCTTTTTGATCAGTTAAAGTTAGGTAAAATAATCCTCCAAGTCCACGATGAGCTACTAGTTGAAGTAGAGGACGACAAGGTACAAGAAACAGCAAAACTTATGAAAGACGTAATGGAAAATGCGATAGAAATCTCTATACCACTTGAAGTAGAAATAAAAATTAGCGACAACTGGGGCTTTTCTTAA
- a CDS encoding exodeoxyribonuclease III: MLKIGTWNVNSIRKRINQLCSFIVDSQIDIVLLQEIKCTEEQFPYAEIEKLGYEYAVYGQVARNGVCVLSKYPILEKLKIDVVESHQEARYIECVIKHTNNKVRVGSVYVPNGQSPDSHTFEYKLKFFDNLYERMGTLLKNEELTIIAGDYNVALDEIDVFDSNLLNGQVCFHIKEREKLRAILNLGFKDAFRISHLNLQQFTWWNYQGNLLRNNQGMRIDHMLLSPQAADKLETCYIDDRLRKLENPSDHTPVVCVIKQ, from the coding sequence ATGCTAAAGATTGGAACTTGGAATGTAAACTCCATACGTAAAAGAATTAACCAACTTTGTAGTTTTATAGTTGATAGTCAGATAGATATAGTTTTGCTGCAAGAGATAAAATGTACAGAAGAGCAATTTCCTTATGCAGAGATAGAAAAGTTAGGATATGAATATGCTGTCTATGGACAGGTTGCAAGAAATGGTGTTTGTGTTTTATCTAAATATCCAATACTGGAAAAATTAAAAATTGATGTTGTAGAGAGTCATCAAGAAGCACGTTATATAGAGTGTGTGATAAAACACACCAATAATAAGGTAAGGGTAGGAAGTGTATACGTTCCAAACGGTCAAAGCCCAGACTCTCATACTTTTGAGTATAAACTCAAGTTTTTTGATAACCTATATGAAAGGATGGGCACTTTGTTGAAAAATGAAGAGTTAACTATTATAGCTGGTGATTATAATGTTGCACTGGATGAAATTGATGTTTTTGATTCAAATTTATTAAATGGCCAAGTGTGCTTTCATATAAAAGAGCGTGAGAAATTAAGAGCGATCTTGAATCTTGGTTTTAAAGATGCATTTAGAATATCTCACCTCAACTTACAACAATTCACTTGGTGGAATTATCAAGGCAATTTACTCAGAAACAATCAAGGAATGCGAATAGATCATATGCTGCTATCGCCACAAGCTGCAGATAAATTGGAAACATGTTACATAGATGATAGGTTGCGTAAACTAGAAAACCCATCTGATCATACTCCCGTTGTATGTGTTATAAAACAATAA
- a CDS encoding phosphatidylserine decarboxylase, producing the protein MCFGLPNINREGYLFIIVSFIVTCIAFSISWGTGITCLLPTLLCTYFFRDPARAVPNNKDFILSPADGVISKIEEVSYSLSEENEEEKKFTLVSIFLSVLNVHVNRIPISGTIKEMSYKKGKFVSAISNRSSNENEKQVIAIEYEKGKEIIVEQIAGFIARRIVCNLRTSQSVKAGERFGIIRFGSRVNIYIPIGIEVRVSEGQTVIGGETVIADLNKQEKLTFDIV; encoded by the coding sequence ATGTGCTTTGGTTTGCCTAATATAAACAGAGAAGGTTATTTATTTATAATTGTTTCCTTTATAGTAACGTGTATAGCATTTTCTATATCTTGGGGGACTGGCATTACTTGCTTATTACCAACACTACTATGTACTTATTTCTTTCGTGATCCAGCAAGAGCTGTACCAAACAATAAGGACTTTATATTAAGCCCTGCTGATGGTGTAATTTCAAAGATAGAAGAAGTTAGTTACTCTTTATCAGAAGAGAATGAAGAAGAAAAGAAGTTTACGCTTGTTAGCATATTTCTAAGTGTTTTGAATGTCCACGTTAATCGTATACCAATATCTGGTACAATAAAGGAAATGAGTTATAAAAAAGGCAAGTTTGTTTCCGCAATAAGCAATAGGTCTAGTAATGAGAATGAAAAGCAGGTTATTGCGATTGAATATGAGAAGGGAAAAGAAATCATTGTAGAGCAAATAGCTGGATTTATTGCACGACGCATTGTTTGTAATTTGAGGACATCTCAGAGCGTAAAAGCAGGTGAAAGATTTGGAATTATAAGATTTGGTAGCAGAGTAAATATTTATATTCCTATTGGTATAGAAGTAAGAGTTTCAGAAGGACAAACTGTTATTGGCGGTGAGACAGTTATAGCAGATTTAAATAAACAAGAGAAGCTTACCTTTGACATTGTATGA
- the gyrB gene encoding DNA topoisomerase (ATP-hydrolyzing) subunit B, protein MESNYNADAIKILRGLDAVRKRPGMYIGDTDDGSGLHHMVYEVVDNAIDESLAGYCSRIEVSINEDGSVSVTDNGRGIPTDIHAEEGISAAEVIMTQLHAGGKFDSNTYKVSGGLHGVGISVVNALSSWLELTIWRNKKEHFIRFEDGESVESLKVINEHTNKRGTRVTFMPSTGTFSSIDFSYSTLESRIRELAFLNSNIEIILCDLRNKPHVKSHFNDSKESEDNFGTANFVRYLDKNKTHVTKIASIRDNVKDLGTSVEISMEWNDSYYENMLCFTNNIRQRDGGTHLAGFRSALTRCINNYANNEGFLKKAKVNLTGEDVREGLTCVLSLKMPDPKFSSQTKDKLVSSEARAVVESIVFDKLSTMLETDPKLAASIVERAIRSAKGREAARKARELVKNKNNINIATLPGKLADCQEKVPELSELFIVEGNSAGGTAKQGRNRKTQAVLALRGKILNVERAGMDRIFSSAEIGSLITAIGAGIGSENFDIEKTRYHKIIIMTDADVDGSHIRTLILTFFFRHMREVIEKGYLYIAQPPLYKVTKNAKDTYIKDDETFEEYIVNSAIKRLTLNGVGKDLRFVLNKCISISNISKNYDREIPQNLLESLLILSKKNALLSADEILKYLKLMYSEYNWEVEVKDEEIHIAKLFQGLADKYVFSLSMLESKEIRNILSSLDNIIDLFDGDSFLQSQETEIKIKSPSALAKIVMDYGKKGLTLQRFKGLGEMNADQLWETTLNPETRTLLKVEIKDCEEADGIFSVLMGDIVEPRRDFINNNALNVHDVDI, encoded by the coding sequence ATGGAAAGTAACTACAACGCTGACGCAATAAAAATCCTAAGAGGTCTTGATGCTGTGAGAAAGCGTCCAGGTATGTATATTGGTGACACTGATGATGGATCGGGCCTGCATCATATGGTGTATGAGGTTGTTGATAATGCGATAGATGAGTCTTTAGCTGGATATTGCAGTAGGATTGAAGTTAGCATAAATGAAGATGGCTCAGTATCTGTAACCGATAACGGTCGTGGCATTCCAACTGATATTCATGCAGAGGAAGGAATATCAGCAGCAGAAGTAATAATGACCCAACTACATGCAGGAGGTAAATTTGACAGCAATACCTATAAGGTTTCCGGAGGATTACATGGTGTTGGAATTTCAGTTGTTAATGCGTTATCGAGTTGGCTGGAATTAACCATCTGGCGCAATAAAAAAGAACATTTCATACGCTTTGAAGATGGTGAGTCTGTTGAATCTTTAAAGGTAATTAATGAACACACAAATAAAAGAGGAACTAGAGTAACGTTTATGCCATCAACGGGGACTTTTAGTAGTATTGATTTTAGTTACTCCACTCTTGAGAGTCGCATCAGAGAATTGGCATTTTTAAACTCAAATATTGAGATCATTTTGTGTGATCTCCGTAATAAACCACATGTAAAGTCTCATTTTAACGATAGTAAAGAGTCTGAAGATAATTTTGGTACAGCTAATTTTGTACGGTACTTAGACAAGAATAAGACACATGTTACTAAAATTGCCAGCATTAGAGATAATGTAAAAGATCTAGGTACCAGTGTAGAAATATCAATGGAGTGGAATGATTCCTACTATGAGAATATGCTATGCTTCACAAATAATATAAGACAACGGGATGGCGGTACGCATTTGGCAGGGTTTAGATCTGCACTAACCAGATGTATCAATAACTATGCAAACAATGAAGGTTTTTTGAAGAAGGCAAAAGTGAATTTGACTGGAGAAGATGTTAGAGAAGGCTTAACTTGTGTTTTATCTCTCAAGATGCCTGATCCTAAATTTTCTTCACAGACAAAAGATAAATTGGTCAGTTCTGAAGCGCGGGCAGTTGTAGAGAGCATAGTTTTTGACAAGTTGAGTACAATGCTTGAAACTGACCCCAAGTTAGCAGCAAGTATAGTAGAAAGAGCGATTAGGTCAGCAAAAGGAAGAGAAGCCGCAAGAAAAGCACGAGAGTTAGTTAAAAATAAAAACAATATTAATATTGCAACTCTACCCGGAAAGCTTGCCGATTGTCAGGAAAAAGTTCCTGAGTTATCGGAATTGTTTATAGTAGAGGGTAATTCCGCAGGTGGTACTGCAAAGCAGGGACGTAATCGTAAAACACAGGCGGTACTTGCTTTAAGAGGGAAAATTCTAAACGTAGAACGTGCAGGGATGGATCGTATTTTTTCATCTGCAGAAATTGGCTCTCTGATCACGGCAATTGGGGCTGGAATAGGGAGTGAGAACTTCGATATTGAAAAAACTAGGTATCATAAAATTATCATTATGACAGACGCAGATGTTGATGGCTCGCATATAAGAACTTTGATTCTAACTTTCTTTTTTAGACATATGCGTGAAGTAATTGAGAAAGGATATTTATACATAGCGCAGCCGCCGCTCTATAAAGTTACAAAAAATGCTAAAGATACTTATATCAAAGATGATGAAACTTTTGAAGAGTATATAGTAAATTCAGCGATTAAAAGATTAACATTAAATGGTGTAGGCAAAGACTTGCGTTTCGTTTTGAATAAGTGCATCAGTATTTCAAACATTAGCAAAAATTATGATAGGGAAATACCACAAAATCTCTTAGAATCACTGCTAATTTTAAGCAAAAAGAATGCTCTATTGTCTGCTGATGAGATATTAAAATATTTAAAATTGATGTATAGTGAATATAATTGGGAAGTAGAAGTAAAAGATGAGGAAATTCACATTGCTAAATTGTTTCAAGGGTTAGCAGACAAATATGTATTCTCGCTTAGTATGCTTGAAAGTAAAGAAATACGGAATATATTGAGTTCTCTTGATAACATAATTGACTTATTTGATGGTGATTCATTTTTACAGTCGCAAGAAACTGAAATAAAAATAAAGTCTCCGAGTGCACTCGCAAAAATAGTGATGGATTATGGTAAAAAAGGTTTAACTCTGCAGAGATTTAAAGGCCTTGGTGAAATGAATGCTGATCAGCTTTGGGAAACTACACTCAATCCAGAAACTAGAACTCTGCTAAAAGTTGAAATAAAAGATTGTGAGGAAGCAGATGGCATATTCTCGGTGCTAATGGGTGATATAGTTGAACCACGTCGTGACTTTATAAATAACAATGCACTTAACGTGCATGATGTTGATATTTGA